The Arachis duranensis cultivar V14167 unplaced genomic scaffold, aradu.V14167.gnm2.J7QH unplaced_Scaffold_137637, whole genome shotgun sequence region atctgtaaatttattattttttttaaatttttaaaataaaaaataaaaaatattaattgagtTAGTTCTTATTGGAGTTAATTCATAAACTTTTCCGTATAAAACACGTACACAAAACAAAACAGCTTCTTCAATGCAAAAGCCAAAAGCCAACCAACTTTAATTTCTCTCAAATCAACTTGTTGTAAATACCATATAATATAAGGATAAAGTTAATATGATATATTATAATGAAAAGACTCACCcgtgataaatttaattaacttcTCTTTTAAGgttatttaattatcaattatataGACAATTGCAGATAGTTTTCACTTCAGATGTTGAACAGTGTAAGAAGAAACACTGTGATAAAAAATTCAGTCATTATACCCTTATATGAAAATGAtatgaaagagagagagaaagagaagaaaaacatgACCATGGATCGAGGCTCAGAGAGCAGTTCAGAGTCACCAACAAGGGAGTTGAAAGTTATCTCCATAGAGTGTTTACGAGCAACTTCAAAATCCGATGAATGGAGCGCCGCCGACGTGCTTCAAAGCGGCGATATAGTAGAGGAGATCCGGATTGGCTCATCGGCCGGTTCCTTGGTCCGGTTCAGGCAACCCTTCAAGAACGGTCGGACCGGACTCAACAAGATCCTTCATGATGCATACAAGAAGAAGGAGACGTCCGTCCTTGTAAGAGTCCGACGTGGACCTCATGAGTTCGTTGAGCTGCAGGCCTGCGTCGTCCCCGGAGACTCCTCCTCCGGCAAGAAGAACTACTTCTTGAGGTCCATCGCCGATGCCAATTACGTCGTTGGCTTCTTGGACACAACCGAAAGTGAATGCTACCGCTTACAAGGTCTTTTACTCTCTCTTATTTTCtgctcaattttattttatagttactTTTTTGTTCCAAAGTTAAGAATGAGCCTAGAATTGGCGATCTCTAAGTGAGTTTAaagattatgtcatttgaattataactctcttttagttaattttaattctattataCATACAACGAATGAATAGACGCACGATCGTGTTAAAATTCAGGTTTACTtactatattatattatgatCATTTGAGGTTACCATGTAATAACTGCTAGATAAGGTACCACTAGttcttttattaatatcatcttcttcttgctaaaaaaaacttttagatATGGTAGGAAATTTTAACTATTTAGGTGATTTTCTGCAATCGGGGGCCTAAAAGAATTTGCGTGGGCCATTTGTAATTACAGAAAAATCCAGGAAGtgataaatttagtttttaaaattatatgtttcagaattcatttattttttaaaaattctttatattatTAGGAATTAGGAATACGTTTACAAACAAGGGTAATGGTCTTCACCTATGAAGAATTGCATCTACCCAAACACTATTATTTGTCCGCAAGTCACCCAAtcatatagaaaataaaaagtatctTATTTATTTGCTCAGCTTCTCACATTTTCCTACCTAAAATGTTTTTTGACATTATTTGAGCCAACTAGCCAAGGGTTTGATTAAATTGTCATACGAAAGCGGCAAACCTTTTTGCTACATTGAAGCACAAAGTTGATGCGTGATACACATGACTTCCTTTTCTAACTGACGAAGACATTTGGCTCAACTAATTTAAGGAAAAGTGCTATGATTATAATTGCTTAATTATGACAATAACgtggattaataattaaatgaaaattcgtATGGAGTTGTTTTTCtgtaaaattatttaacgattttcaattatcaattaaaaaatagagaataatgAGTGCATTTTGTTCAATTTGCAGGTTCAAGGGCGAGTAGGATGGTAAGTGCACTAACAAGAAGTAAGGCACAAGATGGATATGTATCATATCCATGGGAGAAGAAGATGCAGGAGATGCTTTCAGTTCCCAATTCTGGCAACTTCATCTCCATGTTATTTCTTCCCAAAGCTTCCGACCGAGTGGCGTCTCGCTACCACGACGTGGAGGACACTCTAGCGAGGGCAAATGCATGGCTTAATGCAGCTCAAGCTTCAGGGGTTCCTCTTGTCTTTATGAACATCCAAACTGAGTCACTACTCACTAAGGTTAAACAATgttgttaattattatttatctcaATTTGCGATGAATGGTTCTTAATAGTTACCTTTTGTGTGACAGATATCTGGAGAGAAATAAAGTCCAACATTATCTAGTAAACAATAGATctgtaactttattttttttttaattttaaacaaaatttttttttctagttgtaaaaaaataaaaatttccaaagatatccaaaaaaataaaaaaattaaattttttaaattaatttattcttaatttgtgaacaagtgtgGTGGGTGTTTTCGTGGAAAAACGATTTCCAAACGcacaaatctaaccggcaagtgtaccgggtcgcatcaagtagtaattactcacaagagtgaggtcgatcccacagggattgatggatcaagcaactttagtgggtgattcgtttagtcaagctaacattgagtggattgtgtgaagagtgaccgacagaaagtaaattgcaagaattaaaggtgcagaagctaaattggacagaaacttaaatggacaaaagcttaaatgacaagaaatgtaaattgcagtgaatgtaaaggggagtgggtgctggaaattaaagaaagaagtaAATTAGAACTCAGATCAATTGcgaaaaattaaattgcaggaagaatAAAGGAATTGGGGTGCTGGGAATTAAAACTAAACAAGAGAATTCAAAGTGCAATCAAACAGAGAATTAAAAGATGCAGCATATTCAAATGACTTTGGAAAATCACTTGTAAAATCAAAACAGAAAGCAGCTTGGCTCAAttgcaaaatataaaagagaaattgaagatctcaggggctcaatgagactagaaaacaagtctagatcccaagtccttccttgatccaacagagaacAATTTGCAAAAGAAAtgaagatgaaagcagtaaacaGAGTGTTGATTCAAATCCTTAATTCACTGAaattttgtagaagaagaacaagagaaatCTCAAAGTGAGAATGAAAccgaattccttcaattctcaacccaagattcaaaacaaagagaaaaactaaagagagagagttctctattcctaatgctccctagtggagacAGCCCCCTATGCTCTCTATTAGAGCCAACCTTCTttctaaaatgaaaatgatgccttttATAGGCTTTTACAAACATgacaaatgaaaatgaaattgaaagcaaattacaaagaaaatgaaattcctaatcaaattgtttcttgtgcctttgagtgatgtcaattgggcttttggccttgatggaattgggttgaagaTAGCAagcctctgttgattgctcttgaCCTTGCGAAATATTTAAGCTTTGAACCGGGCCATGGAACCATTCAAGTTTGAgtcaaagtttgaggcaaactttgaCTCAAACTTATTCGCCAAACTCATCATGCAGATCGCCCTTTTTACTGTCATAGGCGTTTGAGTCCAAGTTTGAGGCCCAACTTGGACGCAAACGTTGACACTTGTTGCACATCAAGTCTTGGGATGCTACTTTGTCCTCTTGTCAACGTTGCCAATTTCATACCCACTGATGCATTTTCATACCcaatttcattcattttttttgaaataaataagcAATTTTGTGAACTTTTC contains the following coding sequences:
- the LOC107472510 gene encoding uncharacterized protein LOC107472510, with translation MLNSVRRNTVIKNSVIIPLYENDMKEREKEKKNMTMDRGSESSSESPTRELKVISIECLRATSKSDEWSAADVLQSGDIVEEIRIGSSAGSLVRFRQPFKNGRTGLNKILHDAYKKKETSVLVRVRRGPHEFVELQACVVPGDSSSGKKNYFLRSIADANYVVGFLDTTESECYRLQGSRASRMVSALTRSKAQDGYVSYPWEKKMQEMLSVPNSGNFISMLFLPKASDRVASRYHDVEDTLARANAWLNAAQASGVPLVFMNIQTESLLTKISGEK